A portion of the Algimonas porphyrae genome contains these proteins:
- a CDS encoding DNA polymerase III subunit chi, translating to MTQPEYWFYHLEASTLKGVLPDLLTKTLSKGWRALVRFPDGTDLAEWDDYLWTFQDQSFLPHGREDRGRADQQPILLSNATEAASGFDAVFLIDGAALASVEGASRVMVMIDGRSEDAVQRERARWKALKNQDAKMSYWQQTSQGGWEKKA from the coding sequence GTGACGCAGCCGGAATACTGGTTCTACCATCTGGAAGCGAGCACGCTGAAAGGCGTGCTGCCGGACCTGCTGACCAAAACATTGTCGAAGGGCTGGCGCGCTCTGGTGCGCTTTCCGGACGGCACGGATCTGGCCGAGTGGGATGATTATCTCTGGACCTTTCAGGATCAGAGCTTTCTGCCTCATGGGCGGGAAGATCGGGGCCGCGCGGATCAGCAGCCCATCCTACTGTCCAATGCAACCGAGGCGGCGTCCGGGTTTGATGCCGTTTTCCTGATCGACGGTGCGGCGCTGGCATCGGTCGAAGGCGCGAGCCGGGTTATGGTCATGATCGATGGCCGGTCCGAAGACGCCGTTCAGCGTGAACGCGCGCGCTGGAAAGCGCTTAAGAATCAAGACGCCAAGATGAGCTATTGGCAGCAGACTAGCCAGGGCGGCTGGGAAAAAAAGGCTTGA
- a CDS encoding corrinoid protein gives MSDEPELILADLSDDELVEQMKDDLYDGMGPEIAEGTQILLDRGWDANRILSESLVEAMRIVGLDFADGILFVPEVLSAANAMKGGMNLLRPILAASDTKVSTGRVVIGTVKGDIHDIGKNLVGMMLEGAGFDVFDLGINTSLDEFLEAIDKHDPHILGMSALLTTTMPYMGVVIEDLEKRNMLKDLPVMVGGAPVNQEFADAIKAQAYGPDAATTAELAKTIVGLNR, from the coding sequence ATGTCCGATGAACCCGAATTGATCCTGGCTGATCTGTCCGACGATGAGCTCGTCGAGCAGATGAAGGACGACCTCTATGACGGTATGGGTCCCGAGATTGCCGAGGGGACGCAAATCCTGCTTGATCGGGGGTGGGATGCCAACCGGATCCTGTCTGAATCGCTGGTCGAAGCCATGCGCATCGTCGGGCTCGATTTTGCCGACGGCATTCTCTTCGTGCCGGAAGTGCTCAGCGCCGCCAATGCGATGAAAGGCGGCATGAACCTGCTGCGCCCCATATTGGCGGCGTCGGATACCAAGGTCTCCACAGGCCGTGTCGTGATCGGTACAGTCAAAGGCGACATACACGATATCGGCAAGAATCTGGTCGGCATGATGCTGGAAGGGGCCGGGTTCGACGTGTTCGATCTTGGCATCAACACGTCGCTGGACGAATTCCTCGAAGCGATAGACAAACATGACCCGCATATTCTCGGCATGAGCGCGCTGCTGACCACGACCATGCCCTATATGGGCGTGGTGATCGAGGATCTTGAAAAGCGCAACATGCTCAAGGACTTGCCCGTCATGGTCGGCGGTGCACCCGTCAATCAGGAGTTTGCGGACGCGATCAAGGCGCAGGCTTACGGGCCGGATGCGGCGACGACGGCGGAGCTGGCCAAAACCATTGTCGGTCTCAACAGATGA
- a CDS encoding DUF1289 domain-containing protein, with the protein MATNMTPEEIAALEPVESPCVLICSMDRESGFCFGCGRTTDEIAYWGLRSKEERDVIMAELPARMPELKAKLEERRKKRRTNRRRK; encoded by the coding sequence ATGGCGACGAATATGACACCCGAAGAGATCGCGGCACTGGAACCCGTTGAGAGCCCTTGCGTCCTGATTTGTTCGATGGATCGGGAGAGCGGATTCTGCTTTGGCTGTGGCCGCACCACAGACGAGATCGCCTATTGGGGTCTGCGCTCGAAAGAGGAGCGCGACGTCATCATGGCCGAACTTCCCGCCCGCATGCCGGAGTTGAAGGCAAAACTGGAAGAGCGTCGCAAGAAGCGTCGGACCAACAGGCGACGAAAATAA